AATTTGAACAGGACATTCAGAAACTTCAGCCGACTCGGCATCGTCTGTGTGCACGCTACTTTGATACTGAAGCGCAACAATTACAACAACATCAGATTGCCCTGCGGCAACGTCTGGAAGACCAGCAATGGATTCAAACCCTGAAAGCAGCGACTGAACAACAATTTGAACGTTTTGAACTTGAGCATGAATTAAAAAGTCCTCCGGAACATTGTGATTTTCAGTTATATCGCAAACATAAACCGGCCAAAAAAATCCTGAAACAGGCGCTCGGTGATTTGGAGACACCTCTTATTCTGCAATTTGAAACTGATGTCGTACGGTATGTACTCACAGAAAGTCATCTGGACAGTAAGATTGAAATTGCCTTTGATGTCGGAGAAATTCGACACAATGATCAAGCCATCGATATTTATGAAGTCGAATTTGAGCTTAAATCCGGCCAGCTGAGTGAATTGATTGATTTCATTCAGCCCTGGGTTCAGCGTTATGCTTTGTGGCTGGATACACGGAGCAAATCGGAACGCGGTTATGCCTTATTACATGATGAAGAGAGTCTGCCAGTTCAGCATCAGCTTCCCTTAGTGCTTGAACAGAAAGATCAGATCAGTACGATTTTACAAAAAATTGTCGCCAACTGTCTGGCTCATCTTTTCCCCAATGCGACGGCGATTGCTGCCGAAAACTATAATAGTGATCATGTGCATCAGGCACGTGTTGCGATTCGACGTTTGCGCAGTGCTTTTAAAATTTTTCAGTCCGTAACTGAACATGTGCAGCCAGAATGGCCGGAACAGCTACGGGATATTTTTCAGCAACTCGGTTCTACCCGAGATCGCGATGCCCTGGCAGAAAGCCTGATTCCACAACTGGAAAAAGCAGGTTCACCCTTACTGAAATTACCACCACACCGACAAAAACAACCAGATATCAGTGCGCTGTTCAGAAGTCCTGCCACAGTAGAATTAATGCTGCAACTATTCAGCTTTAGCCAAGAAAATACAGAGGGTAAAGCCAAGTCTTCGCATAAAATTTTGTGTAAAGGCCTGAGCAAGCTGCATCAGCAAATCTGTCAGGATGCCGAGAACTATCAAGAACTGGATATTGAATCCCGGCATCGCACACGCAAACGGGTCAAACGCTTACGCTATAACGTAGAATTCTTGCAAAGCTTATTTCCTGAAAAAGAGGTTAAAGCCTATCTAAAAGCCTTAAAACCCTTGCAGGAAAGTCTCGGGCATTATAATGACCTATTTGTAGCAGACGAATTATTTAGACCTTATGTCAAACAACAGGCCAAGGCCTGGTTTGTGCTAGGCTGGATAAGTGCGGAACAGCAGCGTTTGTCGAACGAAGCAGCAGAGCGTTTACAGCAGTTTGCAGAAAATACCAAGCCCTTCTGGTAAGACCGGGCTTGGTCAAACTGTGCTAGCGATATTTGCCGAATACTTTCCAGGTATTATTGTCTGCCAGAGGATCGTTATAACTGTCGCTGCGTTGCTTGCGTGGCTTATCGCGTGCATCGACCAGTTCAAAATGTGGCTCAACACTCAGCACAATCCCATTCACATAAAAACGGGTGCGCGTATATTCGCTCTGGCCATGCTGAAACACATAAGTGCGTAAATCCACAAATTCACGGTGTGCCACCAAAGCTGCAGTATCGTCACTATCAAGCCACTGCCGCATGGCTGCAATCTGCTCGGGTTCGAACTGGCCGCATTTTTCGATCAGGCTGGCGACCCCACGAAAAGTTTTGGATTCCTTGGCGCGGGTTTTATTAATGCGAATCCGGTCAACATGAAAATAAAACAGCGGCAAGTTTAAATGACTCGGCAGATGGATCGCATCCAAGATTTCATCTTCCATAAAAGGCTGAAACAGATCCTGTGCCCTTTCAATCAGCCCGAGCCACTGGCTATAGTATTCATCTACCTGTGACTGGCTGCCATAATAAATCGGCAAGCCTTCAACATTGGCTAGATTTGCCGGTGGCCAAATATTCTGGCGCAATAAGGCAATATCACTTTTTAGGCTTTGTACTGCAATCGCATCCTGCATGGCATTCACTTTTATATGCTTAGGCTATTTTTTTAGATTAAGGCAAAGGTTTAGTTTCTGCAAGGCTTTGCCTATAATTAACGATTGAGATTTTAGTGTTAGGAACAAATTCATGGTTCAAAAGATTGAAGCAACCGATGTAACCGAAGAAGAAGCGTTAAATGCGGCATTCTTTGAACGTGCTGATGAATTTATTCAACAAGCCAACGAGTTTTGTCGCGTAGAAAAAGGCTCACAGGAAAAACCGAGCGATAAGCGCGGTCAAGTCAGTGCGGCGATGTTATTTGGTACTGCCCGTTTCAATACCTGGGTGGCAGCGAATAACTTTAAAGATGGGAATGAAATGCGCGATGCCAAAGATCAGGTCATGTCTTATATCTTGCAGCAATTTCAAATGATGCTGGAAGATAACTATGATGAATACTGTGAACAGTTCGAAAACTATTTACGTTTCCGTCACAATGAAGAGTTTCATGCCAACAAGCATAACCATGATCACAAGCATGATCACAAGCATGATCATTGATTAAAATACGAAAAGCCCCGCGGGGCTTTTTTTATTTGCTGTCATTTATCATATTGACTTTAAAGTGATTTAAGCACTATATAAATTGAATAATAAATAAACGAAAACAAGGCATAGCATGCAGCAACTTCCCTTCCCGATCATTGACCCTCATATCCACCAATGGGATCCGTACAATACCCCACATGCGGCAGCGCTAGCGGTAAAGCTGTTCGGCAATCATCCCAAATTACTAGACAGAATGGTTC
The nucleotide sequence above comes from Acinetobacter lwoffii. Encoded proteins:
- a CDS encoding CYTH and CHAD domain-containing protein; translated protein: MAEIELKFQIPPQSRVQFEQDIQKLQPTRHRLCARYFDTEAQQLQQHQIALRQRLEDQQWIQTLKAATEQQFERFELEHELKSPPEHCDFQLYRKHKPAKKILKQALGDLETPLILQFETDVVRYVLTESHLDSKIEIAFDVGEIRHNDQAIDIYEVEFELKSGQLSELIDFIQPWVQRYALWLDTRSKSERGYALLHDEESLPVQHQLPLVLEQKDQISTILQKIVANCLAHLFPNATAIAAENYNSDHVHQARVAIRRLRSAFKIFQSVTEHVQPEWPEQLRDIFQQLGSTRDRDALAESLIPQLEKAGSPLLKLPPHRQKQPDISALFRSPATVELMLQLFSFSQENTEGKAKSSHKILCKGLSKLHQQICQDAENYQELDIESRHRTRKRVKRLRYNVEFLQSLFPEKEVKAYLKALKPLQESLGHYNDLFVADELFRPYVKQQAKAWFVLGWISAEQQRLSNEAAERLQQFAENTKPFW
- a CDS encoding DUF3144 domain-containing protein, translating into MVQKIEATDVTEEEALNAAFFERADEFIQQANEFCRVEKGSQEKPSDKRGQVSAAMLFGTARFNTWVAANNFKDGNEMRDAKDQVMSYILQQFQMMLEDNYDEYCEQFENYLRFRHNEEFHANKHNHDHKHDHKHDH